The following coding sequences lie in one Miscanthus floridulus cultivar M001 chromosome 9, ASM1932011v1, whole genome shotgun sequence genomic window:
- the LOC136482640 gene encoding MEIOTIC F-BOX protein MOF-like — protein MEIAEGTRKRTRASDGGGESSTGGLDRLSALPDCLIHVIMSSLKARQVVQTCVLSTRWRHLWRSVPCLDIDIVEFRTKAAAPASSSGGSNSSSDSDNSDSDLGSNQDKGKVWDEFEDFTVNLMLRCNIALLDSFRLDIDRGCRPQTYVCSDSAIQGWEYSGRQAAAWLRRAMKYCTPGPSHAISCQRQGLNLSPSSWRLRRLHLCHVPLDDRFAEHLSSVCCSLEDLELDHCTCEIRSIASDSLQNLVLKSCSWGGFLSDIASPTLKTLIIDGGSNWYGDLLAISAPMVAYLRLDVDGVCLRGGISINEMPSLDRASIHLRRHKYSFLSKSMCGSKLGGDQSKLLCGVSNVTSFDLLGVGTTVLGKEPTFLEFQNLRNLLLGDCDLSDDFRILRFFHRGSPNLEKVTLRHCKFPGDSEDKEGTHKLDKTSSSGCCYGLDFLHDENIELEIIHKDDDACQSADELVRGLPNLKGTTDAVPDAAAAPAEHPVPHSTGVGPRRGTRCRTTSVRISGPEWEWPM, from the exons ATGGAGATTGCAGAGGGCACAAGGAAACGGACCCGTGCAAGCGATGGCGGTGGCGAAAGCTCCACCGGTGGCCTGGACCGGCTGAGCGCTCTACCAGACTGCCTCATCCACGTCATCATGTCCTCCCTCAAGGCTCGACAGGTGGTGCAGACGTGCGTGCTGTCAACACGCTGGAGGCACCTCTGGCGCTCTGTGCCGTGCCTCGACATCGACATTGTTGAGTTCAGGACCAAGGCGGCAGCGCCTGCCTCCAGCAGTGGCGGCAGCAACAGCAGCTCTGACTCTGATAACTCCGACTCCGACTTGGGCAGCAACCAGGACAAGGGCAAAGTGTGGGACGAATTTGAGGATTTCACCGTCAACCTCATGCTCCGTTGCAACATCGCACTGCTGGATTCATTCAGGCTGGACATTGATAGGGGCTGCAGACCTCAGACCTATGTTTGCTCTGACAGTGCAATACAAGGCTGGGAATACAGCGGCCGACAAGCAGCAGCATGGCTCCGACGTGCGATGAAATACTGCACACCAGGACCAAGTCATGCCATCAGTTGTCAGCGTCAGGGATTGAATCTGAGCCCCAGTTCTTGGCGCCTCAGAAGGCTGCATCTCTGCCACGTGCCTCTGGACGATCGTTTCGCGGAGCATCTTAGCTCAGTGTGCTGCTCTTTGGAGGATTTGGAGCTGGACCATTGCACCTGTGAGATCCGTTCGATCGCCTCTGACTCGCTCCAGAACTTAGTTTTGAAAAGTTGCTCATGGGGCGGATTCCTCTCTGACATTGCATCCCCAACATTGAAGACCTTGATTATCGATGGCGGCTCCAATTGGTATGGCGACCTGCTGGCTATCTCAGCCCCCATGGTTGCCTATCTACGCCTAGATGTGGATGGTGTCTGCCTCCGTGGAGGTATTTCGATAAATGAGATGCCATCCCTTGACAGGGCTTCGATTCATCTACGCCGTCACAAATACAGTTTTTTGTCCAAAAGTATGTGTGGAAGTAAACTTGGCGGAGATCAATCCAAGCTTCTTTGTGGTGTGTCTAATGTGACAAGTTTCGATTTGTTAGGTGTCGGGACAACG GTGCTCGGTAAGGAACCCACATTCCTGGAATTCCAGAACCTGAGGAACTTGCTGCTGGGCGACTGTGACCTCAGTGACGACTTCCGGATATTGCGATTCTTTCATCGGGGTTCACCTAATCTAGAGAAGGTCACGTTGCGGCACTGCAAG TTCCCTGGTGATTCTGAGGACAAGGAAGGAACGCACAAACTGGACAAGACCTCATCTTCTGGTTGCTGCTATGGCCTGGACTTCCTACATGATGAGAACATCGAGCTTGAAATCATACATAAAGATGATGATGCCTGTCAATCTGCTGACGAGCTTGTGCGCGGCCTACCAAATCTCAAAGGTACAACTGATGCTGTTCCTGACGCTGCTGCCGCTCCTGCTGAACATCCGGTGCCTCATTCAACTGGAGTTGGGCCTCGTCGGGGAACTCGTTGCAGGACGACCAGCGTGCGCATCTCGGGACCAGAATGGGAATGGCCCATGTAA